A segment of the Scomber japonicus isolate fScoJap1 chromosome 5, fScoJap1.pri, whole genome shotgun sequence genome:
tctttctctctttatttcctggAGACGCCTGGAAAACAACGCAGGTAAACAGTTATAGCCAGAAACACACTAGAAGACAACAGAAGTTATAACTGGGCGTTAAGACACACtgtatcacacatttaaaaggtCCAATCCTTGATAGGTATACAGTATGTCAACCCCAGCCACGTTACTGGTTATTGGTACTTTAGTTATAATCTTTGCACTAGAATGTACACAGACAGAAGTTAAATAGCCATTTAGCATCCAGCTAAACAAAAGGAGAGTGAGGTGGGTATATAGTTAGTACCTGCTGTGCTGCTCCCTCCAAGCTCTAAGCTCAGCAAACAAATCACTACGCTCTTTCACATTAGTCTCCTCAAGGTCATATGTGTGTTCTGGTACATGGATGGGCAGGTCACGGGGTGTGAAAGTAGACCTGGTGGGTGCCGTCtgaaagacagaagagagggaaaatgaCTTAGAAGTGCAGGAGAGGAAGCTAGGAAACATCACAGAAGAATAGAGGCCCCATCAATTATGAATAGATACTTGGGTAGTGGTCAGACAGAATGGGAGAGCAAACACAAGAGGGACAGATTGCTCAGGAGAGGTGAGAGGTAAGAGGAAGACAGCAGCAGCGTGTATATGCTTGTATGACAGATCACATGGCATTGGCAGTGAGAGCCCCATCTGTCAAGTCCCTCTGACACTGCTGCACCCTTCACACATCTCCATCCCCTGTGTCCTCCCACCAATGTGCGTGTCCTCTCAGGTTTCTGTCCTCCCGCTAATAATTAGCTCCCTCTGTTTATACTGACATGGCATTAAAGAGATGAGCTGGTGGTGCCAGACAGACATAATGGCCTGTCAGAGCCCATAAAGCTTGTTGTTCCTTTCAGTCGACATGAAATGCTGCTCTGTATGGGAAACCTCATGCAAGAAATTATATATTGGTGTAGATTGATTTGATAACTGATAAACAGAGACCTGTTTTGCCAAGaacaaaatgttctttaatttaattgaagAAATTTTGTTACTTCAAAGGCACAGCACCTACCCTCAACTTTTCTCGCCTTGCTCGAATAGCCTGGACAGGGTTTCCACAGAACAGGATCTTGCCGGCCCCTACAAAAATCAACATATTAGAAAGAAGGACTTCAGTGAAAAATGTTTCATGACACAACAGTCCTCTTGGTGGCACTGTTGAGTAAATATTGCAGCTCAGAATGTTCTTCCGCACAGGGTGGCACTATTCAGAAAAAAGGAACTGGCATTACAACTCACTACAAAACTAAGGAAACTAAGAACAAAAGTAGCAGCAGTGACTAGTTCATAACACTAAAGAAGACATTGTGGCTTGGATGTAGAAGATCTCACTGTAGAAATATCAGTGTGAAGAACAGCCACTGGAGTGACTAACCATGGGTCAAGATGCTGGTGTCTGCTTCCACTGCTGCTAAGTCTGAGTCTGCAGAGCCAGGTCTGGATCCAGAAGGGGAGAGAACTCCAGGCCTGGTCACTGACATGGGTCTGGAGCCAGTGAGGGGTCTGGATCCTGCTGATGAGAGGGGCAAGATGCTGGAAGCAGGGCGTCTGGCAGAGCTGGGTCTGCTATAAGGACATGCACTGTCTGCTGTCTCCTCTACCAAGACAAAAATGAGTGGCCCATTAAATACACAGCTGTAATTAACTGGTCGACTGATCGACACACTCtaaacaacatacacacacgcaccgTCTTCAGTAGCAGCCTGAGATGATTTGCAGTCTCGGATGGAGTTTCGGAGAATGGCCCAGTCTTCTCCCATGTTGCTGCTGGAGCCCAGCCCATCTTCCTCCACCCTTACATCGTCTAGGTAACTTAGCTGAGGGACCAACTCCCTCACTGCAGCCCGATAACTATAGTCAGTCATCTGGGTAGTAGATGGAAATGAAAGAGAGCGCAAAAAAGAAATGGTGACGACATGTTTGACATGTGCTATCAGTGTATTTCCCACTGATAATGATTATAAAAGACTCAGATCTACGCTTGACATTAACTGATCCAATTAATAATGTGCTTGGTACTCCAGTTGGCTCCAAAAGATGGAATCAGTCCCCTTCTAATCTAAATTATATACCATTATAGCTATACCTAAATACCATTATAGCTTTACTGTACTGATTAATGCATCCAAAGGTGGAGCACTCCTTAGTGTGTAAAGAGCTTACTAGCGAAGCAATCTACAGCATCGCATTAGGATAATACATTTAGCTAACCTTAATGCTCTCCTTTTGCACTTAGTGTTAACCATGATGACACCTTGATGTATCTGTGAAACTTACGTTGTAAACAAGGAGGCAGAAGACATAAAGTGAAGCAGGTTAATAACTAGTGCTACTAAAGGGTATGATGGGTACTTTGCATTGAggtttggacttttttttacacacagagagaaagagcagtgTTTGTCCAGTAAATCCctggacaaaaaaaagctaCTGAACGGTCAAATTAGAGCTCGGCAATCCTGCCCTTCACCAAACCACACAGATGCAGTgaatgagaaagagagtgaagagCTGGCAAAGAGGAAACGAAAGAGAAAAGATGAGGAGAATGAGGCCTGGGTGAGAGGAAGTGAGTGgatgtgtgcgtttgtgtgtgtgtgtgacagagggaGGGCAAGAGGAGTGATAGTTTGGCAAGAGAGTTTTGGCAAGAGAGCAAGCCCAAGAACCCCTCAGTCACTACAAAGCGCAGGCCTAATGCATATTCAGCTCAGCATCTCTCCTCATTGCCCCAGTTTCCTAATTAATGCTCTGCTGGTGGgtgtaaataaacacattcacagtGGCCCAAAAACTCACAGCACACTGTTTCTCAAATCAGCACAAGGTGGAAATGCAGCTTCTACCACGTATATGAAGCTAAACTTGGTCATTAAAGTGCTGCCACATGCACTGGATATTTAAATCAATGAATCacttaattaattgattaattcaaATTGGgaatttaatgtaataataaaagaCCATATCTGTGTCATGATGTCTCCATGGAAGAGTGTGCCAGTTATATGGCTGCTATGTTTGATTATTTTGATGCCCCTTGCTCTCCCACTGTGCTATGTGATGTGTTGGGAAGCTAGATACAGAGCAGTGAGATCACACAGATACTCAGGACACACTAATTATATTTCAGTCATTAACTGGCAAAGCCATGAGGGCTGACAGAGTGCTAGCACAGGACAGGAAAACCCACTGTTAAATGATATGTGTATCAGTACCACAAGTTCCATTTGCAAGTTAGCTTTTACAACATCAACTGAATACAACACTTCCTTTTCAGTAACCCTGCCAAGATTCTTGCTCAAGCTTTATTCAGCTCCAACCGTTCTCTATTTTGTTATTTCTACTGCCAGGTTGCTGTGGCTCTGACCCTTGCGCCACTGGCTGCTTTAAATGGCATGGATCCCGGATTGCAAGTGTATTCTGCTGTCATGCTCACACTATGTAAATGTATaagggacacacacagagaactgataaacacacacaaatctccATCATATGTTCAACTTGTATTATCAACCCAGTATGATCACAAAATTGCTGATTAAAGACAACTGTTTGTCTTAAGTAGAGCACAGGCTCATTCTGGCTCTCCCTGATGTCTCCAATTGCTCTCCACTCTCTTTGGAACAATGcttatttataaaatatctgTGTCTGCTGAATCACAGAGGACGAacaaggacagacagataggtctgctgaaaaaaaaaatccaacatttaGAGTTAAACCTGATCTGTGAAGCCTTATTCAAGCGTCATCATTTTTCGCAGGTGGTGATAAATGTATTGAATTCAGATTTAGTCTTATAATAACTTAAGCACAGCATTAACCTACCTGGGTTGCAGTGGGATTTGGGCGTATACACACAGGGTTGCCCCCCAGGGTGAGGGTCCGGAGTTTGTTACACAACCCCAGATACTGAACCTGGACCAGGTCGTCAACATCATTTCCCTCCAGATCTAACAGCTGCAGGTTCTCCAGCATGCCAACCTGACTCAGGTCTGACACACTGTTATAGGCCAAGTACAACTCCTGAAACATACCGCGTAGTACAGAGTGGAGGACAAACAttaagagatggagggagagaaataCTAGCCTTCtgaaaattcattaaaaaacagatattTAGTCTAACATAGATCAATATTGTGGATACAGAATGGGAACATGTTAGACACACAGAAAGTTACCTgtaagtgagtgagagagacagatatgGATATTATATCATTACTTAGATATTACTAATATGTCATATAGCTGTATATCAGAGGTGGGAAAGCATGTGCTTTTGAAATGATATCACCTGGACTAAACATTTTCACCAGTGGAATGTGgtgaaaattacacatttacacatctgagggctgatttaaaaaaatatgtatttgtatatgagaattaattgaatttcttttttttgatcaATATACCCTTTAAAGActtaaaaaataaggaaggtaaGTTTAGCTGTTGAATTTTTTTCTACCCACATGAAGCAATATGTTACCAATAAACTCTACcttgagagaggagagagtcgaAATGCCATCTAGGTCTTGTAGGCAGCAGCGAGACATCCACAACACCTGCAGGTGGAACAGGGTGGTTCCCAGGTCTCTAAGGGAGACAAAAaagcacttctttttttttttgtgcggggggaggggggacatgAATCATTAGGAAGGCTACCCAGTCCCTTGGCCACTAAAGCTACATTGTACTCTTTCTTCCCCAATATGCAGGCCTCTCTTCTGCCTTCCATTTGTCTCTACAGCACACCCCTGTGCCAACCCTACAAGCAAAGTCTCAACAAGTATATCGCCAACCCTGTAACACCCACTGCACTACAGCTCCCTCAGCCCAGAGCAGGAAATGCTATCAGAGGCAGTGCACGTCCGGCTGACTCTGCTCTGTTGCTCTCAGGGTGGAGCAGGCATCTCCCTATCATTCTGTTTGTATTCTCTTGTCCACCCAACCGTCTCTCAGGTAACTACTGTCCACCTGTCGCATTATAAGGTCAATTTACAATATGTGTGTTGGTGCGTATGTCCCTTCCTGAAGGTTTTTTGCATTTCTTCTATCCAATTTTGATGACACAGCTGCAATCAAAGGACAAGAGAGACTGTGcatatttcctgtctttttctgGGACTGTCCAAATGCAGAAATGTGAAAACTGAGATACCACAAATCCCTCTGTGTCCTATTGTGATACAGGTGGGTGAACTGGTTCTCAACATGTATCTATCTCAAGACAGAACTGAATGGCAGATCTGTTGGTGTCTGGTTTACAAGGAGCAACATGCACCTTCTATATAGAAACCTTATATTGCAAGTCCCAGTTGGAAAACCTTGGAAGATGCAGTGCAGAGCCCAACACCTGCACTGTAAACTAAAAGCTGTCTTTTTGTAACTTCAAATGCCTCTCCTCTAAAGAGTGCCTTCTTGGACACATGTGACAGTAATTCCCATGGGTCCACCATCACTTATGGAAAGACCTGGACCCGCTTGCTTTTTCTCAAAACATTAGCTAAATATCAAATGGGGTGGATTTTACTTTTGGTTTCTGGAGTTGCTGCATGTCTATAACATGTCAACATAAAatgtcatttgtgtgtttgtgtctgtgaatgACTTAAGTCACGTTCAGGGACACAAACTAGACTTAAGACCAGGTGACTGACTCTGCAATTGGGGCAAAAGGCATGTTCCCAATTGGTAAAACACTGATATTTGGATCAGTGGTTAAGATTAGGGTGAGGATTAGCGGTTAGAATTAAGCAAATAGTGGTTATAGTTAGGGAAATGTAAATACTCCGTAAGTGACTTAAGTAAACCACTGTgcgtttgtttgtgtgtgtgcgcgcatgcaTGCATTTCTGAGAACAGGTTGCTTTTCAAGAAGACAAACCAGGAAGAAAACAAGAGGATGACAGTTATGTGACTTTACACTTACCTTACTGACAAGATCGTGCTGTTGTTCATTTTGAGCTGCACCAGCTTGGGCAAGTAGGCACCTACAAAATGATCAGATAAGCAATTTCTCTCTATTTCATGTCACAGTTGAGCTGGGTAGTTACTTGACTGGGTCTTAAACTGGCCAGTtggtttgattttaaatgtacCTCATCAGGTGTTCAACCTAGAATGGCCAAAAGGAAAAGTACCTGCTCGTGTACAGACATGCCTGCACTAGTTGTGAAATCTAGGATTTTCAGAGGACAAAGGTGAACCTAATGAAGATGTTCCTCTATTATTATGGGCTCACCCATCTTGCACTTAAGTTGGCACACCCGACAGGAAATCTTGCTCTGATACATTGTGTGCGTCATATCTCATGTCTTTATTTGGATCTTATCTAATTCTGTTCATGACAGTCTACGTTATCATTATACCTACCTGTTAAACATCACCAATACAAAGAGTTTAAATGTCTTTATGTAAGGCTTTCAGCTTACATCTGAATTGACATATTATAGGAGTTTCTGAGTGTATAGCCACATAAAGAACACTggatataaaaaatacatagatggatatatACTTTGCTCCTGTGCTGTATGTTTTGAAATAGTAAGCCATAATTTAAAATTTGTGGACAACTTGATTTACTGTATATCTTACCAAAGTTACCCagtgtgttttcttgtgtgtcTACGCAGATTTCCAGTGAGGTCACCTGAGAGAGGTCTGAAGTTCCACACAGTGATTTCTGTGAGGGACAGAAACAAACTAAAGTAGAGTACACATACTGTTTAATACTGAACAAGATCTAATCAATTATCCACGAAATCCAACGTAATAGTTTAATCATTGACAGTAATATTTATCACAAACATATACCTGTTAATGTCATGTAACAAATAATGTGAAGCCTGTGGTGTGACTTGTGATGTGAAATGAATCCGTTTTATCCACTTCACCTTGAAACATGTGGTCAAGCAACATAAACAAACCTATTCACTTGTTCCATAGTGTGTTTAAAATCATTGCTGTTGGCCAATATATTGTTATCAGATTGTTAAAACTCCCACATATCCATATAAGCCTCACAAATCCAGAATCAGGCAGGCCAAAAAATGTTGACATGTGTAATGTTATTTTTCAACCCCGGTTCACACACAACTTGAAACAAAGCCACATAAACCTCTGCTGTAAAGTAATAGTTAGAGTACCTGCTAATTATGCACATAGACTAACCACACGATTCACACAAACAAGGGAGAACAGGTTGTATCAGTCGGATGAACACTAACTGTATCCTTAGGCACTTCTGCAGACTGACCAGCTTTTGTGGAGAGAGGTAAAGCTCCACTGCAGTGTCAGAGTCTTCACAGGGTTTCATGGCAGGAGTTGGGTTGATGTTGCCTGATCCACTCAGCTCAGTCACCAGGACCCGTGCTGTACCAGGTCGGATTTCTTGGGGCACAGACCCATGATAGCTACTCATTTCTCACAGCTACCTAAAAATAAAGATGCAAATATTTAACAACTGGGTCGAAtagtggaaataaaatgtaacgCTAGCTTACCAGATATCACGCTAACAAACCTGTAAAGTTCAACAAATTCATTACTATTCCACTATAAGTTCATTCTAACGATGTGTACTTCAAACGGAACATTACGtacttgttttactttaaatatattttacctgTTGCAAGAAACTGCAGTCTAAAAAGATAGtccagtcatttttttcagactCAAAACACTTTGACAAGCAAAAGTTTGCATGACAACCACCGGCGACTTCCTGGATACGGCACTGAGAGGCCCGTTGGTATCTGGGATATGTAGTGTACTGGCACTGTATTAGTTAGCGCTGATAGGAAAGCTTCCAGGGTATAAAATACACCAGATTCACAAGACACAAGACTAATGCCCGATACGTTGtaataaagcatttttaaattgGTATCTTCACACAgtcatattaaaatgtttcGAAACGTAATGGTCCAGATCCCTCTGTTTGTCAAGGCGGCACACTCAGAAACTAAACAATATAGG
Coding sequences within it:
- the lrrc56 gene encoding leucine-rich repeat-containing protein 56 encodes the protein MSSYHGSVPQEIRPGTARVLVTELSGSGNINPTPAMKPCEDSDTAVELYLSPQKLKSLCGTSDLSQVTSLEICVDTQENTLGNFGAYLPKLVQLKMNNSTILSVRDLGTTLFHLQVLWMSRCCLQDLDGISTLSSLKELYLAYNSVSDLSQVGMLENLQLLDLEGNDVDDLVQVQYLGLCNKLRTLTLGGNPVCIRPNPTATQMTDYSYRAAVRELVPQLSYLDDVRVEEDGLGSSSNMGEDWAILRNSIRDCKSSQAATEDEETADSACPYSRPSSARRPASSILPLSSAGSRPLTGSRPMSVTRPGVLSPSGSRPGSADSDLAAVEADTSILTHGAGKILFCGNPVQAIRARREKLRTAPTRSTFTPRDLPIHVPEHTYDLEETNVKERSDLFAELRAWREQHSRRLQEIKRERLPQVLAIQHNDDEDGEEEDDEEEGFDLNRETLSPDVARLSLSPDTTLSPSPPLSATAASGNRKLPGIRARRLRVSQSTSERLPYSSSVVRPPGICTSTADADLTLKSVQQVKRTKVPLLPSPAHTPRPPTTMEGGVHMDSCEKMDVLNVKADNKHQMSKLLDRPAITRPHTARAALQKHHQHSIFQPCRESSHPD